The following coding sequences are from one Candidatus Borkfalkia ceftriaxoniphila window:
- a CDS encoding TIGR01212 family radical SAM protein (This family includes YhcC from E. coli K-12, an uncharacterized radical SAM protein.) — translation MERYHSFNSYMKERFGGKVYKLALDAGMTCPNRDGTLGTGGCIFCAGGAGEFSEKDCGDLQTQIERAKARIRAKTDAEKFIAYFQSYTNTYAPAERLEALFFPVADLPEIEAVSVATRPDCLGGDVLDVLERLRKKKPLFVELGLQTIHEESARLIRRGYPLSVYERAVKDLNGIGAEVVTHVILGLPRESAEMMEETVRYVGRSGARGIKLQLLHVLAGTELQKMYERGEFSVLSADEYIGVLCRMVEALPPEIVVHRLTGDAPRRLLVAPAWSADKKRVLNAIRAEFERRNVIQGKTCQ, via the coding sequence ATGGAGCGGTACCATTCTTTCAATTCGTACATGAAAGAACGTTTCGGCGGAAAAGTTTATAAACTGGCGCTGGACGCGGGCATGACTTGTCCCAACCGCGACGGCACGCTCGGAACGGGCGGCTGCATTTTCTGCGCGGGCGGCGCGGGAGAATTTTCTGAAAAGGACTGCGGCGATCTGCAAACGCAGATCGAACGCGCCAAGGCGAGGATACGCGCGAAGACGGACGCGGAAAAGTTCATCGCCTATTTTCAAAGTTATACCAACACTTACGCGCCCGCGGAGAGGCTGGAAGCGCTGTTCTTTCCCGTGGCGGATCTTCCCGAAATCGAGGCGGTCTCCGTGGCGACGCGCCCCGACTGTCTGGGCGGCGACGTATTGGACGTGCTGGAAAGGCTGCGAAAGAAAAAGCCCCTGTTCGTGGAACTGGGCTTACAGACAATCCATGAAGAGAGCGCGCGGCTGATCCGCCGCGGCTATCCGCTTTCCGTGTACGAAAGAGCGGTGAAAGATCTGAACGGGATCGGCGCGGAGGTGGTGACGCACGTCATTTTGGGGCTTCCCCGCGAAAGCGCCGAAATGATGGAAGAAACCGTGCGCTACGTGGGAAGAAGCGGCGCGCGCGGCATCAAATTGCAACTGCTGCACGTGCTCGCGGGCACAGAGTTGCAGAAAATGTATGAACGCGGAGAATTTTCCGTACTGTCGGCCGATGAATATATCGGCGTTCTGTGCCGCATGGTGGAGGCGCTGCCGCCCGAGATCGTGGTGCACCGTTTAACGGGCGACGCGCCCAGGCGCCTGCTCGTCGCGCCCGCCTGGTCGGCGGACAAAAAGCGGGTGCTGAACGCGATACGGGCGGAATTCGAGAGGCGGAACGTCATACAGGGAAAAACGTGTCAGTAA